The window GTCGATGCTCACCCGATGTAGCGCAGGTCCTCGTCGCTGGGACTCTGGGGGCCCTGCTCCATCTCCTGGATCTTCTTGATGACCTCCTCCATCTCCTCGGCGCGGTCCTCGAGCGACGCGTACCCGACCTCGAAGTCGACGACCTCCTGCAGCACCTCCAGCACCGCGCGGGCGCTTTTCGGATCGACCAGATAGCCGGACGTCTCGCCCATCAGGCAGGCTGTGGGGATGTCGCGGCGCTCCCCGAGCCCGAGCAACAGCCCCGAGACACCGACGATGCCGCCGGCGGGTTCGTCCTCGCGGAACTCCACGCCCGCGGCTTCGAGTTCCCCGACCTGCTCGTCGTCCGTGGCCGCGCCGACGACGGCGTACTCCTCGATGAATTCGCCCGTCGGCACCCCGCCCAGCGCGAAGGCGCGCTCGACGCCGAACGCCTCGGCCACGTCGAGGAAACAGTCGGTCAGCCGGTAGTGGCCGGGAGCATCGGTGGCCTGATGGTCGCCCGACAGGAGGAGGATGTCCGCGCCGTCGGTCCGGACGGCGTGGAACTCAGCGGAGGCCATCGTCGTGGTCCCGTCGTCGTCCACGGCCACCTGCGGCGGGAAGTGCTCCGAGTAGACCCGCCGGACCAGCTCCGCGTCCTCGAACTCCTCGAGCAGGTGTTCGGCCACGAGCTTTCCCACGTGCCCGACTCCGGGCAGCCCCTCGACCAGCACGGGGTCCTCGAGCTCCGGGTCCGCGTGTTCCTCGACGTCGAACTCGTCCATACCGCGGGGTGGGGGTCCCGACACTTGAACCCCGGCGGGTCGGTGCGACCACCCCACCAGGGGCGTGCGCTGGGCCGGGGGCGGAACCGATGGCGCGCCGTCCGGCAGCGACCGCCCCGACGGTCAGGTTCTTCCGCCGGGCACCCGTACGCGGGACTATGCGTGACGAAGACGAAATCCGCGAGCAGTACGAGTTCCTGAAGGCCGAGCTCGACGACGAGGAGATGAACCACGAGGGGGTCCGGCAGATGTTCACCTACTACAAGCGAGCCCTGGGCTGGGTGCTCGAGGAGGAGTACATCTAACTGGACGACAAGTCGTCTCCCTCGGTCGGTAGGCTTAAGTAGAAACGGCGATTCGTATCAGGTGACGCTTCGCTTGGAGGGCCGAAGCGTCAGCGGGGACCAATTCAGGGCGGCAACGGCCGACCGGCCTTTTCATCCGGTCGGCCCTTGCTTTCCTTTCCGAGCACTACTCGACGAGCGACAGTACCGCCGTCACCGTAGTATCCAAGACAGGTCAAACTTCGGAGGCGTCCCGCTACCTTCTGATGGCACCGAACCCCGTAGCGAGTGGAGATGTCATCGTTCGCCCTGTACGACGCCCACGACGGCGTGAGGTAGCCCGCCCGCACAGATTGGGGGAGTGACATGATGAAAGCGATATACTTATTCGATACCGACAATAAGTCCGGAGCAGGTAACTGTCCATGTACGACCTGACCGGCTTCCAGCGGGACCTGTTGTACGTCATCGCGGGGCGCGACGAACCACACGGCCTCGCCATCAAGGAGGAACTGGAGGACTACTACGAGAAGGAGATCCACCACGGTCGACTGTATCCGAACCTCGATACCCTGGTCGAGAAGGGCCTCGTCGAGAAGGGTCAGCATGACCGGCGAACGAACTACTACACGCTGACACGTCGTGGTCGTCGGGAGATCGACGCCCGGCGCGACTGGGAAGAACAGTATCTCGATTGAGCGAACGGCCCGGTCGGGTTACATGTACGCGGCGTCCCAGCGCGTGGGCTTGCGCTGGTTCCCACACTCGTCGCACTCCATCCGGCCCATCGTGTCCATCGACGTGATGAACGTCTCGCAGTTCCCGCAGTAGTAGCCCCACTTGTTCTCGCGGTTCTCGTCCGTGTAGACGGTGTGGAACGCGCCCTTCGAACCCCGGTCCGTGTCGAGATGGTCGATGTAAACCTCGTCGCCGTCCGGCGTCGTGGCCGCCTCCAGGTCCTCGGTCTCGGCGTCCGTGTAGACGTTCTCGACGAACGTGGGTCCGTCGAGCTCGACCCGCCCCTCGCCGCTCTTGACGAGGCCCTGGCGCTCGTAGAACTTGTTGCCCTCCGTGTTGTCCGAGAGGACCCGCCCACGGATGGTCTCGGCACCGCGGTCCCGGAGCGCGCGCCGCGTCTCGCGGAACAGCTCCCCGCCGATGCTCTCGCCCCGGTGCATCGGGTCGACGTGGAGCCAGTTGATGTCCCCGTGGTCGTCGACCAGTTCGCTCTCGGAGAACGCCACCAGTTCGACGCCGTCGTCGACCACGAGGAACAGCACGTCGTCGTCCTGGAGCTTCTCGGTGAACGTCTCGCTGGAGTACCAGCGTTCGATTGCCTCCTCGATCGCTCCGGGTGAGAGGGAGTAGGACGCCTCCATCGACCGCTTCGCGATAGAGCGGATTGCCGACTCGTCCGCCGGGGTCGCTTCTCGAACCTGCATACGTGCAGGTGACGGTGGGGCCCGGCATAAAACCACCTCGCTGGCGCGGTGAACTCGAAGTCCGTCCACCTCGCGCCCCCGGCCGCCGCGCTCCGGGGACAGGCTCTCCCGTCGCCCCATCCCGGGGACCCGCTGGATGGTGTCAACCACCAGTAAAAGCCGACCGGTGGCCACCGACCATTGGTGAGTGCCGAAGCGCCCGATACCGGGTTGTAGAGGTGGTATATGGCTGCTTTCCTGCTGCGACCAGTACCATAATCACTAAGACTGGAAACCACCTTTAGTTACGTAACATGACTGACGTTCGTGCGGCAATGCCGTCCCGGAGGTGGGTCGATGGGCGTTGAGATAAAGGAGTCGCCCGTCACCGACGCGGAGTTCGAGGCGATGAAGGGGTTCGTCCACGACTACCTCGCGGCCTCGGTCGAGAACGAGGAGGAGGGTGGGCGGATGCGCTGGTACCCGTGGCACAGCGCGGAGTACCGGTTCAACCACATCCTCAACGTGACCGAGCTGGCGACCGATATCGCCCGGGAGGAGGGCGCCAACGTGGACGTGACGCGGGTCGCGGCGCTGTTCCACGACATCTCGAAACTGGAAGCCGACCAGGACGTCCACGCCGAGGAGGGCGCTCGCGTCGCCCGGGAGTACCTGGAGACGCACGGGGAGTACCCGGAGTCGTTCGTCGATGCGGTCTGCCGCGCGGTCCGCGAGCACTCCTACCAGGGCGACCTCGCCGACGTGACGCTGGAGTCGCGCTGCCTGATGGAGGCCGACCTGCTCGACAAGGTGGGCGCCAACGGCACCGCCCTGATGCTGCTCCGGATGGGCTACGAGTCCCGCACCCACATGGACGCCAACGAGATGGTGGGCCGGGTGCTGGAGCGCGGCGAGGACGCCGCCCAGCGCGTCCGCTCGGACACCGCCGAGAGCATCGCCCACCAGCGGCTCAAGCGGGTCCGGTGGTTCAAGGAGTGGCTGGAGGGTGAAATCGCGGACATGGAGCCCCCGGGTCGGAACGAGTCCGGGTAGCCGCAGCCGGCAGCGACGGCCGGATACGCGAGCCCTCGCCGTTCAGAGCCCCGACAGCGTCTCGGCCGCGCGGACGAGGTAGAACACGCCGAACCCGGCCAGCACGAGCGCACTCACTCCGGCGACGGCCGGGGCGAGTCGGTCGACCCGGCGCTGGGCGCCCACGAGCGCGGCCGGGAAGCCCGTGACCCAGACCCCGATACCGACGAACAGGCCGACGAGCAGTGCGGGCGACCCCGTCTCGACGACCAGGAGTCCGGACAGGGCCTCCGAGAGCGGCGCGAGTGCGTCCAGGGTGCCGGGTTCGAGAAGCCCGACGCCGACCGTGAGCCAGAAGACGATCTGGTAGGGGTTGGTGAGCGCCAGCACGAACGCCTTCCGGAACCCCCGACTCGACTCGTCGAGCGCGGCGTCGGCGTCGGTGAACGTCTCGCGGACGTCCGCGACGGCCCCGTAGGCGAAGTAGAGCATCAGGATACCGCCGAGACCGACCATCAACCCCGTTACGAGCGCGGACTGGCGCACGAAGGTCACGACGCCGGCGACCGCGAGCAGGAAGAAGATGAAATCGGCCGTCGCGGCCCCGAGACCGGCCTGGAACCCGGAGAGCCAGCCCCGGAGAACGGACTCCTCGGCGATGACGGCGTTCATCGGTCCCGGTGGCGCGGCCAGCGCCAGGCCGAAGGCGACACCGGCGGTGAGCGAGACGAGCGTCGACATCGGCTGGAGCTACCGGGTGGGCGTGTATAATCGTTGTGTGGTGAGAAGTCGTGACATGGTCACTGAGGAGCCCTTTTCGACAGGTATAGTTCGAATTTACGGCGTACTGCGCCAATTTCTCGATAATATCGCCTTCTCGCTCACACTGGCGTCGCCTCGGCACCGTCCCAGTGGACGTGCCCCTCGACGGCGAGTTTCTCGAGATGTGCGATGACGGTGGCCTCGGCCATATCGCGGACCCCCGAGAGGTCTTTCTCGTACGCCGTGTCGGTTATCTCCTCGACGGTCCGGGCGCCGTCGTGGACCGCGCGGCGGACGCGCTCCTCGCGGTCACGCCGGTGGGCGATGAGGCGAGCGCAGGTCTCGCGGGGGTCGGCGATGACGGGGCCGTGCGAGGGGTAGAGCGTCTCCGGGTTGCGGGCCCAGAGGCGGCGAAGCGACGAGACGTAGGCGCGCATGTCGCCCTGCGGCGCGCCGACGACGACGCTCCCGGCGGCGACCGCGAGGTCGCCCACGAGATACGCAGTGGCGCCCCCGATGTCGTCGTCAGCGAACCGGAAGCCGACGTGCTCGGGCGCGTGGCCCGGCGTGTCGACGACGGTCACCTCCCCGTCGGCGGTGGGGATGGTCGTGCCGTCGACGAACGTCCGGTCGGGCGCCACGCCGGTCGCGGCCTCGAAGTCGGCGGCACGACCGTACCGGCACCAGACCGTCGCGTCGTGGGCGACCGCGTACCGCTCGACCGCACCCACGTGGTCCGGGTGGTGGTGTGTCACGGCGACGTGGTCGACGGTACGGTCGGCGAGCGCGTCGTCGAGTTCGTCGGTCACGGCGGCCGGGTCGACCAGGAGGGCGCTGTCACTCCCGAGGATGTAGGCGGCGGTCTGCCCCGTGGGCGCGCGGGTGGCGACGGAGAGGGAGACGCGGTTACAGTCCATACCTGCGGGTCGGGTGCGGGAAGGAAAAGCGTGGTCGCTGGACGCTGGCGTTACTCCGTGAGGAAGTAGACCTGCTTGCGGGCGTCGTGGAAGGAGTAGCGCGACCCGACGAGGTCCTCCTCTTCCAGCCGGTTCAGCGCGTAGCGCACGGTACGGTCGGGGAGGAGCGACTCCTCGGCCAGCTGGCCCTGGGAGAGCGGAGAGGCGTCCTCGAGGACCTTCGCGACGAGTTTCGCACTCGGCGGGAGTTCGCGCAGACGCTCGCGGAACTCGGGGTCTGTCAGGGGCGACTCGGCTGTCTGCTCCTCCGGCGTCGTGCTCATACCCGTAGTGGCCCGTACCCTTCCGTAAAGCCTCGCTATATGTGTGACAAAACAATACGTACACTGCTATGTGACTAAGGGTCCCTTATACAAACTCGGGTGACATAAGTTGCCGGAACCGATAATAGACGTATCTCCCCGTGATTGGAGGGCCGCTTATCCCTCTGGCCGGTGCGTGTCGGGCTGGTCCCGGACTAGTGTACTCGATGTGGTAGGTCTGTGGTCGGTTCACCGGCGTTCCCCAGCGTCCCCGCCGTCCGCCCGACGGTCGCGTGCCGGTGTCGGCTCCGAACCGGCGCGCGAGCGGCCCGGACGCGGCCCCGACTGCCCCGGACCGAGGTCGGGGGAACGGTTTTGCGGGCCCGTTCCGACCTATCGGTATGCTCGAACTCGAGCACGGGTTCAGGGTCGTCGATGTCGGGGCGACGCTGCCCGGCGAGCGGGGCGGGTCCAGAGGACGTGCGGTCGTGCCCGACCGACTGGAGCGAGAACTCCGGCAGGCGGGCGTGGTACGGGCTGTCGTCACGCCACCCGCCCGGCCGAGCGAGGGTGGCTACCTCGCGGCCAACAACGCCGTCGCCCGCCGGTCTGTCGACCGGCCGTTCGTCCCCTTCGCCCGGCTCTCCGGCCCGCGCGTGCCGGGCGCCCCGGCCGGCGAGCGCTCACACCCGGGTGACCACCCAGGCGCCGACTCCGTCGCGCAGTACGGGTACGACGACCGATTCCACGGCTTCGCCATGGACCCGGCCCGGGACGGCCTGCCGACCCGAGAGACGCTCGACGCGCTCGGCGACGTGGGCCTGCCCGTGCTGGTGACGGCCGGCAACGGGTTCCCCCCTTCGCGGGTGGCCGACCTCTGTGGCCGCGGGTTCCCCGTCGTCCTCGGTGGGGTCGGTGGCGACCCGGGGACCCGCGAGTTGTTCGCGACCGCCGTCGACCTGCTGGACCGTCACGACGACCTCCACCTCGACACGGGGACCGTCCGGACACGGTCGCTGCTCGAGCGGGCGCTCCGCGAGCATCCCGACCGTGTGCTGTTCGCCAGCCGTGCCGGGGAGGCCCATCCCAACGTGGCCGTGATGACACTCCTGACCTGTTCGATTCCCGAGGATACGATGCGCCGGGCGTTCGACGCCAACCCCTCGCGGGTGGTATCGTCGCTGGCGCCCTGACACATCTGACGGGGGGCTACCCGCGCCGGTCGAAGACCGTGACAGCCCGGTTCGTCCGCGAGGAGAGACCGTTGGGGTTCCGCCGAGGGTCGCGGTCGCGGTAGCGTGCCCGGATGCCGTCGGCCAGCCCGCGCCCCATGCCCAGGGCGACATCGCGGCCGTTTCCGAGCCAGACGGAGGGTCGTCCCTCGCCGCGGCCGACCTCGCGGAGTCCCGTCCACGCGTCATCGAGCGCGTGGCGACAGACCCGGTAGGCGACGGTCGGTCGCGGGCCGTAGTTCTTCGCGAGCCGGTAGGCCAGCGACCGATAGCGCCAGCGCCACTCGGCCTCCTCGCCGCCGTCGGCCCGGGTCGACGGGCCGTGCTCGGGGTCGAACCGGACCGCCATTCCCGGCCGCCAGTCGACCTCGTACCCCGTCGCGGCCAGTCGATGGGCCGCGTCCCGCGCCCCTCCGACCTCGAGGTACTCGTCGAACCCGTCGATCTCGTTCAGCGCCACCTGGGTGAACGCGACGTTGCGCGGGTTGACGTAGGTTACCGACCGACCCTTTATGCGGCGTGTCTCGACCTCCTCCGTGGCGAGTCCCGCACGGAGCTGCCGGTTCGTCGGCCCGGAGAAGGCCCCGACCGGGCGTTCGTCCGCTGCGGCCTCGCTCTTCTCGTCACCGTCGCTTTCGCTGTGCTCGTCCGCGCTGGCACCGCCGTCGGTCGCCACCTGCTTTCCTGTCTCCGTCTCGGGGTCGCTGTCGACGCCGGGCATCCGGTCGCGGAGGGCATCCAGCCATCCCTCCGCGACCACGAGCTCGTCGCCCAGGAAGGCGATGATATCGCCACTCGCACGCGCCGCGCCGGCGTTGCGAGCGACGTTCACGTTCCGCTCGTCCAGCTCGACGAGCACGTCCACGTCGTCCCGGTCGCGGACCATCCCGCTGGTCCCGTCCGCCGAAGGGCCGTTGGCGACCACCGTCTCGACATCCGGCGCTCGCTCGACGAGCGAGTCGAGACAGGCCGCCAACCGCTCCCGCCCATTCAGGGTGGGTATCACGACCGAGATATCCATACGGTTTCGTTCGGCTACCCAGGGCCAAAAAGCCCGCGGGTCGGGAGGCGTACGGCGAGGTCTGCCCTGCCACAGCGCGTGTAGCGAAGGAACTGCCTCACTTGGGGGCGTCCTGGCCTCGGTGCGCGGCTGGCTGTCCGTGGTGGCGATTAGCGGCCGATGACCACGGCCTCACGGATGTCGAGTGCCGCCTCGAACTCCTCGTGTCGGTCGGTGTCGGTCCCGATGCGGCGGAGTTGCGCGCCGTGGACCCGGCGGAGCGCGTCCGTCTCCTGCTCGGTGAAGCCGAGTCGCTGGCCGAGGTCGCCCCAGTGGTCGGCCTCGACGAAGAAGCCGACGCGGTCGTCCTCGTCGAAGGCCACCTCGTACGTCCGCAGGTACTCGGTGAGCCGGTCGGTGAGATGGGCCTGCGCGAGGTCGACGAGGTCCGGGAGCCGCTGTGGGCTCACACTCGCCTTCGCCGCCGCCAGCAGCAGGACCTGCCCGTCCATCGGGTCGCCGTCGCCGGCCATCTTCAGCCTCCGGCGCGCATGGCCTTCCGGCCGAACTTCTCCATCAGCGGGTCCAGCGTCTCCGGCGGCCCCTCGAACGTGACCGTCACCTCCGTCAGGGTCATCGACCCCGCGACGTTGACCTTCTCCGCGCTGGTCTCGACCCGCCAGTCCGGCCCCACGACGACGTGGTCGTCGACCTCCTCGCCGCCGAGATTGACGAGGTAGTGACGCGCGAGCCGCTCCGAGATACCCCGGAAGGCCTTCTCTCGGGTGATGCGCTCTCGCTCGTCCTCGGTGGACTCCCCGCTTCCCCCGGCGACCGGCGGGAAGACCGAGACCGCGTCCCCGTCCTCGAGTGGTGTGGCGAGCCCCGACATGTGGACGACCTCGCGGCCGTTCTTCAGGACGGAGAGCTGTGGCCGCAACTCGCCCGCGTCGTCGAGTATCTCGCCCTCGAGCCCGTCGAACTCTGCCTCCAGTGCCCGGAGGACCACCCCGACGTCGGCACCGTCGTCGACCTCGCGTTCGATGGTCTTCGACCCGACGGCCTGCCGGAACGTCGCGAAGAACCGGAGCTCGATTTCCATGCCCACCGAAAGGGCCGGACCGGACATGAGTGTTGGCGTGGCGCGTTCGACACGACAAGAGCGAAGCGGCCCCCGTCCGTTCGCCGACACGATGACGGATACGGGCGGGAACGGCGAGCGCATCTACCACGTGAACGGACGGCTGGTCCCCCGCGGGTCGGCCCGGGTCTCGGTCGAGGACAGAGGATTCCGGTACGGCGACGCGGCGTTCGAGACGATGCGGGCCTACGGCGGTGAGATTCTCGACTGGGACCGCCACCTGGCGCGGCTGGAACGGACCTGCGAGACGCTCGGGATGGCCGCGGCCGTCCCGGACGACCTCGCGGTCCGGGTGGCTGACACCATCGACGAGAACGCGTTCGACGACGCGTACGTCCGTGTCTCGGTCACCCGCGGCCCGACACAGGGCAAACTCACCCCGCCGCCGGAAGCCGAGCTCGAACCGACGGTCGTGGTGGTCGCCCAGCCGCTCCCGCGTGGCGGCCTGCCCGACCACGGTGGGGAACCGGTCTGGGACGACCCCGCGGTCGTACAGACGGTGCGGACCCGCCGTATCCCCGACGCCGCGCTGCCGGCGGACGCGAAGACGCACAACTACCTCAACGGCACGCTCGCCCGGCTGGAACTCCGCCGCGCGACCAGCGACACGTACGCCCCGGACGAGGCGCTCATGCGCGACTTCAACGGGAACGTCGCGGAGGGCGCCACGAGCAACCTCTTCTTCGTCGACGACGGTACCCTGAAGACACCCGAACCCGGCGACCTGCTCCCCGGTATCACCAGAGAGGTCACGCTCGAACTGGCCGAGGCCGAGTCGTTCCCGGTCGAGACCGGCCACTACGACCTCGACACGGTCCGGGACGCCGACGAAGCCTTCCTCACCAACCGGACCTGGGAACTCCGCCCGGTGGCGTCCATCGACGGCATCGATGTCGGTGGTGGGCCGATTACATCACTTCTTCAGCGACTCTACGATGAACGAGTGGAAGAACGCTGCTATTCGTAATTCTCGCTGACAATCAGCGCCGTTCGAACCGAACGCGTGCTGGGTTCTATCTCGCCCCATCGCAAGGGTTGAATCGCCCGCTCGCCAATGCCGGGGCAGAATGGAGGTCAGCGACGACCAGCGAATCTGCGACGTGGAGGACGTTCCCGGGGCGGGGACCTTCCTCTTCACCTACCGTGACGGGTTCGACACCGGGGAGGCGCTGCTCGTCCGGTTCGGTGGCGGCGCGCCGTCGAGCGATGCCGAGGCGGGTGGCACGGCCCTGGGTGACGAGGACACCGGCATCGGCTGCTGGAAGAACTACTGCCAGCACTGGACCGACGTGCGCCTCGACAAGGGCAGCGGCGCTCGCGTCCGGGATGGGGAACTGTGGTGCAACAAGCACGCCGCCACCTTCCGGCTCGACGACGGCGTCTGCACGCACGGCCCCTGCGAGGGCGCCGTACTCGACGAGGTCGAGGTGACGGTCCACGACGGCGGGGTCTACCTGACCGACGACCGCTACGAGTTCGACTCGACGGGACCGGACGGGGACCGTGACCTCTCGACCGGCTCACCCGGCGGGCGCATCGATTTCACCGGTTCCTGAGGGGTCGCTACCGGCGCTCGTCCGAGCGGGTCCCTCGCGGAAACGCTCATGATGCACCACCCGGAAGCGCAGGTCATGGGGCTGCTCTCGCGACTGGGTGTCGGAAGTGCGACGGTCGATACGGTGCTTCCGACGACCCGTGTGACCGCGGGCGAGTCGGTGACCGCACGGGTGGAGATCGAGGGAGGGCGGGACCACCAGCACGCGACGGAACTGGTGGCCGGCCTGTTCACCAGGGCACAGACCGGTCACGGCGAGCGCGTGGTGGAGATCGGGCGGACGCCCCTCGCCACGGACCTCGACATCACGCCGGAGACCGACCGGTGGTTCGAGGCAACGATTGACATCCCGCCCTGGACGCCCATCACGCTGGAGGGGACGAACGTGTGGGTGGACACGGACCTCGCCATCGACTGGGGGGTCGATACACACGACGAGGACGAGCTCCACGTCGAACCCGGCCGACGGCTCCGGCTGGTGCTTCAGGAACTCGAGGAACTCGGGGTCGTCCCGCACCGGGCCGTCCCGTTGACAGGTCGGGGGGAGCGCGAGGCCGCGCCGGGCGTCGGGGACGACCACCCCGTCGTCCAGCAGTTCGACTGTCATCCGCAGTCGGGGAGCTTCGTCGGGAGCGTCCGGCGGCTGACCGTGGTGGCGGTCCCCACCGAGTCCGACCTCCGGCTCCATCTCCGTGCCGACATGGACACGGACGTGATGTACGAGGCCTCGGGCGCCTACGAGTTCTCGACCGCAATCGACGTGACCGACGAGCGTCCGGCCGAACTCCGCCACCGGCTGGAGCGGGCCATCGGTGGCTCGACCGGCCCCTAGTCGACGCGGAACGCCGGCTCCTCGACGGCCTCGGACTTGCAGTCCGGGCACCGCGAGGGGCGGTTCACCGGGTCGTCGAACGCCGAGAACCCGCAGTCGCGACACTCCGGCGGCGCGACCAGCAACTGCTCGTCGGCCGCATCGAGCGACCGGGCGATGTGCCGGACGTGCGAGAGTGCCTGGTCGGTTGTGATGTCGAACTCGCTGGCGATGGCGCTGGCCCGGAGTGCCTCCGACCGGAGTTGGTCCGTAATCCGCTCCCGGGTGGTTGGTTCGTCGACGCCCTGCATGCCGTGGCGTAGGTGGCCCCCCGGCAAATCCCTTCCCCCGGCGCCTTCGGCGGGCCGGGAAGGGAAACTGACTTGCACGGGGGTGCCGACGCCACGCGGTATGCACGCTGTCGTCCTGGCTGGTGGGTACGCGACGCGCCTGTGGCCCATCACGAAACACCGGCCGAAGATGTTCCTCCCTGTCGGCGAGACCACCGTCGTCGACCGTATCTTCCGCGAACTCGAGTCCGACGACCGCATCGGCGACGTCTACGTCTCCACCAACGAGCGGTTCGCCGACGAGTTCCGCGAGCACCTCGCCGAGAGCGAGTTCGAGAAGCCCGTCGTCTCCGTCGAGGAGACCACCGAGGAGGACGAGAAGTTCGGCGTCGTGGGGGCGCTCGGGCAACTCGTCGACCGCGAGGGCATCGACGACGACCTGCTCGTCGTCGCGGGCGACAACCTCGTCGACTTCGACCTCAGCGAGTTCGTCGACTTCTTCGAGGCGAAGGGAGCCCCATCGCTGGCGGCCTACGATGTCGGCTCGCGCGAGAAGGCGAGCTCGTACGGCCTCGTCGAACTCGACGGCGACCGCGTCGTCGACTTCCAGGAGAAGCCCGACGACCCGAAGAGCACGCTCGTCTCAATCGCCTGCTACGCCTTCCCCCGGGACCAGCTCCGGTTCGAGGAGTACCTCGAGAGCGGCAACAACCCCGACGAACCGGGCTGGTACCTCCAGTGGCTCCAGGAGCGGACCGAGGTCGACGCCTTCGTCTTCGACGGCGCGTGGTTCGACATCGGCACCCCCGAATCGTACCTCGAGACCGTCGCGTGGTATCTGGAGGGCGACAGCATCGTCGCCGACGACGCCACCGTCGTCGACACGGCGATCGGCGAGAACGTCCACGTCATGTCGGGCGCCCACGTCGAGGACACGACCCTCGACCGGTCGCTCGTCTTCCCGAACGCGCACGTCGAGGACTGCGAGATCCACGACTCCATCATCGACGAGGAGACCCACGTCGAGGATATCGACCTCGCGGGCGCGCTCGTGGGCGCGCACACCCGCCTGACGAACGGCGAGTAACCCGACTCACTGTCGAGTGAGGTGACTCACTCAAGCGACGCGCTCGTGACCCGGACGTGCCCCCGCGTTCCCTCCCACACCGCCTCGAACTCGAGGCTGATTCGCCGGGCCATGTGGGGCCCGTCGACGACGAACGTCTCGAACTCCCCGCCCTCGCCGAGGATGTGGACACCGTACTCCTCGTTGAGAGCCTCGAGGTCGGCGAGCGCCGCCTCGTCCAGTCGCCGGCCGAGCCACGACTCGTCGAGGCCACCCGCGGCCACCTGCACGATGCGGATGTCGAACCCGGCATCCAGCATCGCCTCGGCTAGCATGCGGGGGTCCTCCTGCCACAGCGGCGCGAACACCGCACAGCCGAGGCGGTCCGCCATCGACCGGATGCGTGAGGTCTGGTACTCGCTCTCGACGGCGCCGGCGGTGACACCGCCGAGGCCACCGAGTCCCTCGCGCAGGTCCTCGAGCGCGCGCTCCAGGGGTTCCAGTTCACGGTCACCCTGCGCGCCCGAGTCGGTCGCCGCCGCGGCCTCGAAGTCGTCGGGATAGACGTCGACGAGGTCGATGCCGATGCTCTCGGCGGCCAGCGCCGTCAGGTCCGTCGCCGGCGTGTGGTACATGTAGGAGTCGCCCTCCGGGTGGACGGTCACGAGTCGCTCGACCGGAAGACCCGCCTCCAGCGCCCGGTAGAGTGCCCACGAGGAGTCCTTCCCGCCGGAGAAGAGGCTCACCCAGGGCTGGTCCATGGGAAGCCCGTCGGCGTCAGCCGCGTCGGTCATACCTCGAATAGCGATGCGACCGCTTTAGCCACACCGCTCTCCGGACGGCGGCGCGTGTCGACTCACGACTCCGGGAACTCCTCCTCGACGCTCTCCTCGGTGGTGATGTATGAGGTGAAGCGGACGCCGCCGAGACTGATGGCGATACCGAGCAGGACGTACACGGCCAGCCGGGTCCAGACGGTGACGGTGAACCCCTCGACGGAGACTGGGCCCAGTTCGGTTGCGGGGACCATCACCGACGGAATCTCGCCCGCGCGTTCGAGGAAGTACGCCGAGAACCCGCGGACGACGAGTCCGACCGCGACCACGCCGAACGGGAGGTTGAGGAAGGCGTTTGGGACCTGTTCCTCGGCGAGGAACTCGTCGATGAGCCGCCCGGTCGAGGCGGTGAGAGCGGCCAGCGCCAGCCACGGGACTGCCGCGAAGACGAACCGCATCCCGAGGATGACCGGGCTCGCCGCCGTGT of the Haloglomus salinum genome contains:
- a CDS encoding glycosyltransferase; this encodes MDISVVIPTLNGRERLAACLDSLVERAPDVETVVANGPSADGTSGMVRDRDDVDVLVELDERNVNVARNAGAARASGDIIAFLGDELVVAEGWLDALRDRMPGVDSDPETETGKQVATDGGASADEHSESDGDEKSEAAADERPVGAFSGPTNRQLRAGLATEEVETRRIKGRSVTYVNPRNVAFTQVALNEIDGFDEYLEVGGARDAAHRLAATGYEVDWRPGMAVRFDPEHGPSTRADGGEEAEWRWRYRSLAYRLAKNYGPRPTVAYRVCRHALDDAWTGLREVGRGEGRPSVWLGNGRDVALGMGRGLADGIRARYRDRDPRRNPNGLSSRTNRAVTVFDRRG
- a CDS encoding aminotransferase class IV, whose product is MTDTGGNGERIYHVNGRLVPRGSARVSVEDRGFRYGDAAFETMRAYGGEILDWDRHLARLERTCETLGMAAAVPDDLAVRVADTIDENAFDDAYVRVSVTRGPTQGKLTPPPEAELEPTVVVVAQPLPRGGLPDHGGEPVWDDPAVVQTVRTRRIPDAALPADAKTHNYLNGTLARLELRRATSDTYAPDEALMRDFNGNVAEGATSNLFFVDDGTLKTPEPGDLLPGITREVTLELAEAESFPVETGHYDLDTVRDADEAFLTNRTWELRPVASIDGIDVGGGPITSLLQRLYDERVEERCYS
- a CDS encoding Rieske (2Fe-2S) protein, which codes for MEVSDDQRICDVEDVPGAGTFLFTYRDGFDTGEALLVRFGGGAPSSDAEAGGTALGDEDTGIGCWKNYCQHWTDVRLDKGSGARVRDGELWCNKHAATFRLDDGVCTHGPCEGAVLDEVEVTVHDGGVYLTDDRYEFDSTGPDGDRDLSTGSPGGRIDFTGS
- a CDS encoding sporulation protein, translating into MGLLSRLGVGSATVDTVLPTTRVTAGESVTARVEIEGGRDHQHATELVAGLFTRAQTGHGERVVEIGRTPLATDLDITPETDRWFEATIDIPPWTPITLEGTNVWVDTDLAIDWGVDTHDEDELHVEPGRRLRLVLQELEELGVVPHRAVPLTGRGEREAAPGVGDDHPVVQQFDCHPQSGSFVGSVRRLTVVAVPTESDLRLHLRADMDTDVMYEASGAYEFSTAIDVTDERPAELRHRLERAIGGSTGP
- a CDS encoding transcriptional regulator; this translates as MQGVDEPTTRERITDQLRSEALRASAIASEFDITTDQALSHVRHIARSLDAADEQLLVAPPECRDCGFSAFDDPVNRPSRCPDCKSEAVEEPAFRVD
- a CDS encoding sugar phosphate nucleotidyltransferase, which translates into the protein MHAVVLAGGYATRLWPITKHRPKMFLPVGETTVVDRIFRELESDDRIGDVYVSTNERFADEFREHLAESEFEKPVVSVEETTEEDEKFGVVGALGQLVDREGIDDDLLVVAGDNLVDFDLSEFVDFFEAKGAPSLAAYDVGSREKASSYGLVELDGDRVVDFQEKPDDPKSTLVSIACYAFPRDQLRFEEYLESGNNPDEPGWYLQWLQERTEVDAFVFDGAWFDIGTPESYLETVAWYLEGDSIVADDATVVDTAIGENVHVMSGAHVEDTTLDRSLVFPNAHVEDCEIHDSIIDEETHVEDIDLAGALVGAHTRLTNGE
- a CDS encoding diphthine--ammonia ligase, with the translated sequence MTDAADADGLPMDQPWVSLFSGGKDSSWALYRALEAGLPVERLVTVHPEGDSYMYHTPATDLTALAAESIGIDLVDVYPDDFEAAAATDSGAQGDRELEPLERALEDLREGLGGLGGVTAGAVESEYQTSRIRSMADRLGCAVFAPLWQEDPRMLAEAMLDAGFDIRIVQVAAGGLDESWLGRRLDEAALADLEALNEEYGVHILGEGGEFETFVVDGPHMARRISLEFEAVWEGTRGHVRVTSASLE